The Schizosaccharomyces pombe strain 972h- genome assembly, chromosome: I genome contains a region encoding:
- the rnp24 gene encoding RNA-binding protein Rnp24 — MEPIQKMDSLNNKEGQPDKKRKKHESEKEGENEVLEIDVTKPVPPSKKLMRKLRKAGKIDKDGNWTPEALEEAKKKEEKRLKRLDAKYGRKEEGESQEESKRSPWGIWVGNLSFHTTKEILTDFFVRETSEMIKEVSEENIKPITTEQITRIHMPMSKEKRFQNKGFAYVDFATEDALKLALQCSEKALNGRNILIKSNTDFSGRPSKPANTLSKTASIQSSKKEPSSILFVGNLDFETTDADLKEHFGQVGQIRRVRLMTFEDTGKCKGFGFVDFPDIDTCMKAMELGHNSWRLEYGEDRSKRMRNKSPMARSGRFNDAESLGQEDKPNFKRARKIDPRSVRPGAALAKAQRSSAAIVEPAGQKIKFD; from the coding sequence ATGGAAccaattcaaaaaatggaCTCCTTAAATAATAAGGAAGGTCAACCtgacaaaaaaagaaaaaagcatgAGTCAGAAAAGGAGGGTGAAAATGAAGTTCTCGAAATTGATGTAACAAAACCCGTTCCCCCTTCTAAGAAGTTGATGCGAAAGCTTAGAAAGGCTGGTAAAATTGACAAAGACGGAAATTGGACACCTGAAGCTCTTGAAGAagctaaaaagaaagaagagaagaGATTGAAACGGCTGGATGCTAAATATGGTAGGAAAGAGGAAGGTGAATCACAAGAAGAGAGCAAAAGATCACCATGGGGTATTTGGGTGGGTAATTTAAGTTTTCATACAACGAAGGAAATTTTAACAGACTTTTTTGTTCGGGAGACAAGTGAAATGATAAAGGAAGTATctgaagaaaatattaaaccCATTACAACCGAACAAATTACTCGTATACACATGCCCATGtcgaaagaaaaaagattccAAAACAAAGGTTTTGCATATGTTGACTTTGCTACTGAAGATGCGCTTAAGCTAGCTCTTCAATGTTCCGAAAAGGCTCTCAATGGTAGAAACATCTTGATCAAGTCGAATACAGATTTTTCTGGGAGACCAAGCAAGCCAGCAAACACTCTTTCCAAAACTGCATCTATACAATCATCTAAGAAGGAGCCTTCCTCGATCCTTTTCGTTGGCAACTTGGATTTTGAAACCACTGATGCCGACTTAAAGGAGCACTTTGGTCAAGTTGGCCAAATTCGACGTGTTCGCTTGATGACCTTTGAGGATACGGGCAAATGTAAAGGCTTTGGATTTGTTGATTTTCCAGACATTGACACATGTATGAAAGCTATGGAACTTGGCCATAATAGTTGGCGGTTAGAATACGGAGAAGATCGGTCTAAAAGGATGAGGAACAAGTCCCCAATGGCTCGCTCTGGTCGATTTAATGATGCTGAATCTTTAGGTCAAGAGGACAAACCAAACTTCAAGAGAGCTAGGAAGATTGACCCGCGTTCTGTCCGTCCCGGTGCAGCATTAGCGAAGGCTCAGCGATCCTCCGCTGCTATTGTTGAGCCAGCTGgccaaaaaattaaatttgattaa